Proteins encoded by one window of Cuniculiplasma divulgatum:
- a CDS encoding bifunctional DNA primase/polymerase, producing MGQTLSNGGCPEMKNFTDSNKGSSIITNKNNENEGKNISTSERIEIAREAINFLTAYPRIRAILVSPHDKIPFEHAWQSSRNYPVSSEKVHNYLLKGGNWGLMHPAGMSIGIDEDNEKIRNAALSLGDTARFNTGTPGHFCDLFLIKDEPVGNIPLIDGAYIRGKGGQNLGPGSIHPNGNIYGSIYLHLVPPVVVTKSELLEVFKPYIKGKEKLSKNDSKPEYKQPLNPDSLTMKDLINVSGFKQSGSKYQGPHPIHGSTTGNNFVVDFELNEWHCFRHGTGGGPLQWIAVSTGVFGCEESVPGKIKGDLFWQVIAAAHNRYALSYEKLAKALGSA from the coding sequence ATGGGACAAACTCTTAGCAATGGAGGCTGTCCAGAAATGAAAAATTTTACTGATAGTAATAAAGGCAGTTCCATTATTACTAATAAGAATAATGAGAACGAGGGTAAAAACATTTCTACCTCTGAAAGGATTGAAATTGCCAGAGAGGCAATAAACTTTTTAACGGCTTATCCAAGAATAAGGGCCATACTTGTATCGCCACATGATAAAATTCCATTTGAACACGCCTGGCAGAGTTCCCGTAATTATCCGGTGTCATCCGAAAAGGTACATAACTATCTTCTAAAAGGAGGCAACTGGGGGTTGATGCACCCGGCAGGCATGTCTATTGGAATTGACGAGGACAATGAAAAAATAAGAAATGCGGCACTATCTCTGGGGGACACTGCAAGATTTAATACTGGAACACCAGGGCATTTTTGTGATCTATTTTTAATCAAGGATGAACCGGTAGGCAATATTCCGTTAATAGATGGGGCTTATATAAGGGGGAAAGGTGGCCAGAATCTTGGGCCGGGTTCTATACACCCGAATGGCAACATATACGGAAGTATATATTTACATTTAGTCCCCCCTGTCGTTGTAACCAAATCTGAATTGTTAGAGGTATTCAAACCTTATATCAAAGGCAAAGAAAAGCTGTCAAAAAACGATTCAAAACCGGAATATAAACAGCCGTTAAACCCCGATTCCCTTACAATGAAAGACCTGATTAATGTTTCCGGTTTTAAGCAAAGTGGATCAAAATATCAGGGGCCACATCCAATACATGGAAGCACAACTGGAAATAATTTTGTTGTTGATTTCGAGTTAAACGAATGGCATTGTTTCCGGCATGGCACAGGCGGAGGGCCTCTTCAGTGGATAGCCGTTTCCACGGGGGTTTTTGGATGCGAGGAATCGGTTCCTGGAAAGATAAAGGGAGATTTGTTTTGGCAAGTGATAGCTGCAGCCCATAACAGATACGCGTTAAGCTATGAAAAACTTGCAAAAGCCTTAGGGAGTGCATAA
- a CDS encoding type I restriction-modification system subunit M: MSTEINHVIIKSRIFMFYGVETFIFALALILLNSMAVDCFSKITKNDLVKLVDNAADLIRTSVDYKYILVLLFIKRLSDRWNEEIDDAISEIMEETGIDESEARKRAVSNEFHSFMVPENVLWNNIRKDRDKLTENMSRAINEIAKQNKELDGVVNRIDFIDFTKTRENRLLLEQLFALFDKYNFSNKCIEGDAMGDAYEHILMRFAPEKAKEGEVYTPREVVRLMVDILDPQPGMSVYDPACGSGGMLIEAYEHVKSRMGVDKANRVGLYGEERSPTTYALAKMNTILHDISESHLEVGDSLLYPKFKTASGLRHFDFVLANPPWSQKGYGEDTLKQAEFKDRYAYGFVPQRYGDWAWIEHMLYTAKSKVAVIMDQGALFRSNSEKIIRQKIVDEKLLDSVILLPEKIFYNTGAAGVILIFNKEKKEEYKDKVLFIDASKEYGKHPDMRKLNIITNDNIDHIVSAYRKFESIDGFSKVVSVDEIKAKDYNLNVTTFVSPISNESSIDITGTIEKLDGINADLSEVEEKLNGYLKELGYID; encoded by the coding sequence TTGTCCACTGAAATTAACCACGTAATAATAAAATCAAGGATATTCATGTTCTATGGCGTAGAAACTTTTATATTTGCTCTTGCGCTGATACTTTTGAATTCTATGGCAGTTGATTGTTTTAGCAAAATTACAAAAAATGACCTGGTTAAACTGGTGGATAATGCTGCAGACCTGATACGGACATCTGTGGATTATAAATATATTCTTGTCCTTTTATTTATCAAAAGATTGAGCGACAGATGGAATGAAGAAATTGATGATGCTATCTCAGAAATTATGGAGGAAACAGGCATTGACGAATCAGAGGCTAGAAAACGTGCAGTCAGCAATGAATTCCATAGTTTTATGGTTCCTGAGAATGTTCTCTGGAACAATATAAGGAAAGATAGGGATAAACTCACAGAAAATATGTCAAGAGCCATAAATGAAATAGCAAAGCAAAACAAAGAGCTTGATGGAGTAGTAAACAGAATAGATTTCATAGATTTTACCAAGACCCGGGAAAACAGGCTCCTTCTTGAGCAACTATTTGCCTTATTCGATAAATACAACTTTTCAAATAAATGCATAGAGGGCGATGCAATGGGAGATGCCTATGAGCATATACTTATGAGATTCGCACCTGAAAAAGCTAAGGAAGGAGAGGTTTATACGCCCAGGGAAGTGGTAAGGCTTATGGTTGACATATTAGACCCACAACCAGGCATGAGCGTTTACGATCCAGCATGCGGATCAGGCGGAATGCTCATAGAGGCCTATGAACATGTTAAATCAAGAATGGGAGTGGATAAGGCAAATAGAGTAGGTCTTTATGGAGAGGAGAGAAGCCCAACCACATATGCTCTTGCTAAAATGAACACAATCCTTCACGATATATCAGAATCACACCTGGAAGTTGGAGACAGCCTCCTTTATCCTAAATTCAAGACAGCTTCCGGCTTGCGCCATTTCGATTTTGTTCTTGCGAATCCCCCATGGTCACAGAAAGGTTATGGCGAGGACACGTTGAAGCAGGCAGAATTCAAGGATAGATATGCCTATGGCTTCGTTCCACAGAGGTATGGAGACTGGGCATGGATTGAACACATGCTTTACACAGCAAAATCCAAAGTAGCAGTGATTATGGATCAGGGGGCACTCTTTAGAAGCAATTCAGAAAAAATTATCAGGCAAAAAATTGTTGATGAAAAACTTCTTGATTCGGTTATTCTTTTGCCTGAAAAGATTTTCTACAATACAGGTGCAGCAGGAGTTATACTTATTTTTAATAAGGAAAAGAAGGAAGAATACAAGGATAAGGTATTATTCATAGATGCATCTAAGGAATACGGGAAGCATCCAGATATGAGGAAATTGAATATTATTACCAATGATAATATTGACCACATAGTTTCAGCATACAGAAAATTCGAATCAATTGATGGATTTTCAAAAGTTGTCAGTGTAGACGAGATAAAAGCAAAGGATTATAATTTAAATGTCACCACTTTTGTGAGCCCTATTAGCAATGAGAGTTCAATAGACATAACAGGCACTATTGAGAAATTGGATGGTATTAATGCTGATTTAAGTGAAGTTGAGGAAAAGCTTAATGGTTATCTAAAGGAGCTGGGTTATATTGACTAA
- a CDS encoding restriction endonuclease subunit S yields MTKVGYKMTEIGEIPEEWEAKPLSKVATYINGMAFKPSEWRNSGIPIVRIENLNSINASFNYYQGKFDSRYLLGNGEILLSWSASLGVYIWNRGKALLNQHIFKVIPVENVSKQFLFWVLHKAVENLSQTTHGSTMKHFKKGQLEKTLIWLPPLPEQQKIAEILATADDEIQKVDEQITLTEQFKKGLMQRLLTRGIGHTRFKTTEIGEIPEEWDVKKIRELRQNIYYGITAKATKENTNLRMLRTTDIKNFKFDLNNLPFCQITEKRSDLSKYFLKRNDIIIARAGTVGVSILVEENLNNVLFGSYLIKIIFKQETIDMPFIHYYFQSQLYWNNISNAQGSTIKNINLPFLNSLEIPLPPIPEQQKIAEILSTVDNKLELLGTKRDKLNVLKKGLMNDLLTGKVRVKV; encoded by the coding sequence TTGACTAAAGTAGGATATAAGATGACAGAGATTGGGGAGATACCTGAAGAGTGGGAAGCTAAACCGTTAAGCAAAGTAGCTACATATATTAATGGAATGGCTTTTAAACCCAGCGAATGGAGAAATAGCGGAATACCAATAGTTAGAATTGAAAATCTAAATAGCATTAATGCTTCGTTTAATTATTATCAGGGAAAATTTGATAGTAGATATCTTTTAGGCAACGGAGAAATTTTACTTTCATGGTCGGCCAGTCTTGGTGTTTATATCTGGAACCGCGGTAAAGCATTGCTTAATCAACATATATTCAAGGTAATACCAGTCGAAAATGTTTCTAAACAGTTTTTATTCTGGGTTTTACATAAAGCAGTGGAAAACCTTAGTCAAACCACCCATGGTTCTACCATGAAACATTTTAAAAAAGGACAATTAGAAAAAACATTAATCTGGTTACCGCCGCTTCCTGAGCAGCAAAAAATAGCAGAAATACTCGCCACAGCAGATGATGAAATCCAGAAAGTGGATGAACAGATAACTCTGACCGAACAGTTCAAGAAGGGTCTGATGCAGAGACTTCTTACCAGGGGTATTGGACATACAAGGTTCAAAACGACTGAGATTGGGGAGATACCTGAAGAGTGGGATGTCAAAAAAATAAGAGAACTTAGACAAAATATATATTATGGGATTACAGCTAAGGCAACTAAAGAAAATACAAATCTAAGAATGTTAAGAACAACAGACATTAAAAATTTTAAATTTGATTTAAATAATTTACCTTTTTGTCAAATAACAGAGAAAAGGTCAGATTTATCAAAATATTTTTTAAAAAGAAATGATATTATCATAGCAAGAGCCGGAACTGTTGGCGTATCTATTTTAGTTGAAGAAAACTTAAACAATGTTCTTTTCGGTTCCTATCTTATAAAAATAATATTTAAACAGGAAACAATAGACATGCCATTTATCCATTATTATTTTCAATCTCAATTATACTGGAACAATATATCCAATGCCCAGGGAAGTACAATAAAAAACATAAATCTTCCATTTCTCAATTCCCTTGAAATTCCGTTACCACCGATTCCAGAGCAGCAGAAAATAGCAGAAATACTCTCCACAGTAGATAACAAACTGGAACTGCTGGGAACCAAAAGAGACAAACTTAATGTTCTGAAAAAGGGCTTGATGAATGATCTCCTTACAGGTAAGGTCAGGGTGAAAGTATGA
- a CDS encoding type I restriction endonuclease subunit R, giving the protein MSFDEASSERWIIEKLQELGWTYSTAEELEDMEDNKFFLRETLLNSLRRMNPIPDSLISDAVSKLEELTPSKDGNSKFLNFLKNGINVIDENRQIHTVKLLDGLNKYNNSFIVTNQLSIHGKSNKRPDILLFVNGIPIVIMENKNPYNAGSIDEAYNQIKGYEESIDGLFTYLQIAVINNGIKGELFPLFFNEKGKDTRAKWKASYPMENQQGSEFEILLQGVFDTDNFVKILLNYTHIRKKADRNEKIIARYMQFRATEKILNRIYGNMDKTLKNPEKTGLIWHWQGSGKTLIMAYTAYQLRKSLPDATILIVVDRKDLDNQALSSFSDIQGLELTRDIKNTTELGDLIAYNNGNAQPGIFIVTIQKFSPENFRSIVKNSTLNNNVICLVDESHRTQYGLMAGTFRNAFPDAFVFGFTGTPIRKKSGGNVRNTFEEFCPPGEIYLDRYTMKDAQDDGFTVPIAYEYNAAIPAVKDRIINEALEHDEETEGLTESEKDLLNRKIKVIKELYKTDANVDTIARDVANHFKNEVENTNSGLKAMLVAVDREACVMYKRKLDKLLAPETSEIVMTFGHNESSSLISEYRDELQKRTGKDAKQACKEFTENYNTSENPKILIVTDMLLTGFDSPKLWVMYLAKPLFEERLLQAIGRTDRPFRDKDYGYIIDYVYLLGTLNKTLKKYEGGSSKPGIGGIVISREEIEKNFVELLDQTYAIFVDYDFSDNSHDNLNKLIKILSDPEISDRFEKNFRKLTAMLNLPRAKTYLISHMDKYRQLARAYGIYVNNLKLGTVDGEKVQEAYERVKKIISENFFLDVENRGNFTIDRDYLNRLGKTRDYGSALRALNTWHTELSNRKYGYPGLLERIVNAYQKLLNAKAVNDEILQQIKSIKDTMDSIKESESTEGETKAAFREAIKNSIGDVNDDLFNAFCEDLAVRPGIKALLKGEKIVRKIDRTKIKRSIRYAYIKVFGTGDFEKEDTSIDIIYKNLGETFEF; this is encoded by the coding sequence ATGAGTTTTGATGAAGCTTCAAGTGAAAGGTGGATTATAGAAAAACTCCAGGAATTGGGATGGACATATAGTACTGCTGAAGAATTAGAGGATATGGAAGATAATAAGTTCTTTCTCAGGGAAACACTCCTAAACAGCCTGAGGAGGATGAATCCAATACCCGATTCACTCATTTCAGATGCAGTTTCAAAGCTTGAAGAGCTTACACCATCTAAGGATGGAAATTCTAAATTCTTGAACTTCTTGAAGAATGGTATAAATGTTATTGACGAAAACCGGCAGATCCATACAGTTAAATTGCTTGACGGGTTAAATAAATATAATAACAGCTTTATTGTAACAAACCAGCTCAGCATACATGGCAAGTCAAATAAACGCCCTGATATTTTGCTGTTTGTTAATGGTATTCCTATTGTAATAATGGAAAACAAAAATCCATACAATGCAGGCAGCATAGACGAGGCATATAACCAGATAAAGGGATACGAAGAAAGTATTGATGGATTGTTCACATACCTGCAAATTGCTGTAATTAACAATGGCATAAAAGGGGAACTCTTCCCATTGTTCTTCAATGAAAAGGGCAAGGATACACGGGCAAAGTGGAAAGCATCATACCCGATGGAAAACCAACAGGGAAGTGAGTTTGAAATCCTGCTACAGGGAGTTTTTGATACAGATAACTTTGTAAAAATTCTGTTAAATTATACGCATATCAGAAAGAAAGCCGACAGAAATGAGAAGATCATAGCCAGATATATGCAGTTCAGGGCCACCGAGAAAATACTTAATAGAATTTATGGCAATATGGACAAAACTTTAAAGAACCCGGAGAAAACCGGTTTGATATGGCACTGGCAGGGTTCCGGCAAGACTCTTATAATGGCATATACAGCATACCAGTTAAGAAAATCCTTACCAGATGCAACTATACTCATAGTTGTGGACAGGAAAGACCTGGATAATCAGGCACTATCAAGCTTCTCGGATATACAGGGCCTGGAACTTACAAGGGACATTAAGAACACAACAGAGCTTGGAGACCTTATTGCCTACAACAATGGCAATGCCCAGCCTGGAATATTCATTGTAACCATTCAGAAATTCAGCCCTGAAAATTTCAGATCTATCGTTAAGAACTCTACTCTGAATAACAATGTGATATGCCTGGTTGATGAGAGCCACAGGACACAGTACGGATTAATGGCAGGAACTTTTAGAAATGCGTTTCCCGATGCATTTGTATTCGGATTCACTGGAACTCCGATAAGGAAGAAATCTGGCGGAAATGTAAGAAACACCTTTGAGGAATTCTGCCCTCCCGGCGAGATTTACCTTGACAGGTATACAATGAAGGATGCCCAGGATGATGGTTTCACTGTTCCAATTGCCTATGAATACAATGCAGCTATTCCAGCGGTTAAAGATCGCATAATTAATGAAGCACTTGAACATGATGAGGAAACGGAAGGCCTTACAGAATCCGAAAAGGATCTTCTGAACAGAAAGATAAAGGTTATCAAGGAATTATATAAAACAGATGCCAATGTTGATACAATAGCAAGGGATGTTGCAAACCATTTTAAAAATGAAGTGGAAAACACTAATTCCGGATTGAAAGCCATGCTTGTTGCCGTGGACAGGGAAGCATGTGTAATGTACAAGAGAAAGCTGGATAAATTGCTTGCACCGGAAACATCAGAGATTGTAATGACATTTGGACATAATGAATCATCCAGTCTAATAAGCGAATACAGGGATGAACTCCAGAAGAGAACAGGCAAGGATGCCAAGCAGGCATGCAAAGAATTCACTGAAAATTATAATACCTCTGAAAATCCGAAAATACTCATAGTTACCGATATGCTGCTTACCGGTTTTGACTCACCGAAGCTGTGGGTTATGTACCTTGCCAAACCACTCTTTGAAGAACGCCTTCTCCAGGCAATAGGGCGTACTGACAGGCCATTTAGGGATAAGGATTATGGCTATATTATTGATTACGTGTACCTCCTGGGGACACTGAACAAAACACTGAAGAAATATGAAGGAGGATCATCGAAGCCAGGTATCGGGGGCATAGTCATATCAAGGGAGGAAATTGAAAAGAATTTTGTTGAATTGCTGGATCAAACCTATGCCATATTCGTAGATTACGATTTCTCTGACAATAGCCACGACAACCTTAACAAACTGATAAAGATTCTTTCAGATCCGGAAATATCGGATAGATTTGAGAAGAATTTTAGAAAATTAACGGCAATGCTTAACCTACCCAGGGCAAAGACATACCTCATATCACATATGGATAAATACAGGCAACTTGCAAGGGCATATGGCATATATGTCAATAACCTGAAGCTTGGTACAGTTGATGGTGAAAAGGTGCAGGAGGCATATGAAAGGGTAAAGAAGATAATCAGCGAGAACTTCTTCCTGGATGTGGAAAACCGTGGCAATTTTACCATAGACAGGGATTACCTTAACAGGCTTGGAAAAACAAGGGATTATGGTTCTGCATTGAGGGCATTGAATACCTGGCACACGGAACTCTCTAATAGAAAATACGGGTATCCCGGCCTTCTGGAGAGGATAGTAAACGCATACCAGAAACTTCTAAATGCTAAAGCAGTGAATGATGAAATACTTCAACAGATAAAATCAATCAAGGACACAATGGATTCAATTAAAGAATCAGAATCAACTGAAGGTGAAACAAAAGCCGCCTTCAGGGAAGCAATAAAAAATTCTATAGGCGATGTTAATGATGATCTATTCAATGCATTCTGTGAGGATCTGGCTGTCCGGCCAGGAATAAAAGCACTTCTGAAAGGGGAAAAAATTGTGCGGAAAATCGATAGGACGAAGATCAAAAGATCAATAAGATATGCGTACATAAAAGTTTTCGGTACCGGTGATTTCGAAAAAGAGGATACATCTATAGACATTATATATAAAAACCTGGGTGAAACATTTGAATTCTGA
- a CDS encoding Wss1p-related putative metallopeptidase has protein sequence MNSEVIIMGKKLTVIQNERKRPKQSENILYIPVSFDEHALRVYLRMRLRRIIKSEFSKLSSSGKFYLVGEIDFELVKNFRDKSIISMLKGSTILVREDTIKLSRVDIREILVHELAHIFSSHHDEKFLMAMRYIGGKQRRLPIQL, from the coding sequence TTGAATTCTGAAGTAATTATAATGGGCAAAAAACTTACGGTCATACAAAACGAAAGGAAAAGGCCTAAACAATCAGAAAACATACTTTACATTCCCGTTTCCTTTGATGAACATGCACTCAGGGTATATCTGAGAATGAGGTTGAGACGCATCATAAAGTCAGAATTTTCGAAACTATCCAGTAGCGGCAAATTCTACCTTGTTGGTGAAATAGATTTTGAGCTTGTTAAGAATTTTCGGGATAAATCCATAATATCAATGCTAAAAGGTTCTACTATTCTGGTTAGGGAAGATACCATTAAATTATCAAGGGTTGATATAAGGGAAATTCTGGTCCATGAACTTGCCCATATATTTTCCAGCCACCACGATGAGAAATTTTTGATGGCTATGCGCTATATAGGTGGTAAGCAGAGAAGATTGCCAATTCAGCTTTAA
- a CDS encoding site-specific integrase has product MTFVAKYKHLLENEEISRWFGNLNAKSYLTATVYLRGLGYYCELTGATPDTIIQDAKSGKLRNDFMDFVRKMESEGKAGSYISRYKKVLRSWLGFNGLDFKLNVNIAYENRSPRVEGERIPEKSELARMLRKGSGRAKVAISLLAFSGLRPETLGNAEGKDGLKLSDFPEMKIENGKVEFEKIPTMVNVRYTLSKARHTYFSFLGEEGTKYLKEYLEVRIREGDDLKADTPLFKLDSQGRISHEYIRTLLATRDIRKAITESGFSWRPYVLRAYFATALDNAENKGIISHPWRMFLMGHTGDIEARYSTNKRLPPDMIEEMRSAYLKCSKFFETEEKGIKEEDYQKILRDAAIDTLSGALGITLDEDQKEELRNLDSAEYQKRLGEIFKTKKADILNNGNSQKVIPFKDVETYIERGWEYVRDFPGSKAIVKLPSQL; this is encoded by the coding sequence ATGACTTTCGTAGCGAAATACAAGCATTTGTTAGAGAATGAGGAAATAAGCCGGTGGTTTGGGAACCTCAATGCTAAATCATATCTTACGGCAACTGTTTACCTCAGAGGGCTTGGCTATTATTGTGAGCTTACAGGGGCTACTCCAGATACTATTATTCAGGATGCGAAGTCCGGAAAATTAAGAAATGACTTTATGGATTTTGTCAGGAAAATGGAAAGTGAAGGAAAGGCAGGTTCATATATTTCCCGATACAAAAAGGTTTTACGTTCTTGGTTAGGATTCAATGGACTGGACTTCAAGCTTAATGTCAACATTGCCTATGAGAACAGATCTCCGAGAGTGGAAGGGGAGAGGATACCGGAAAAGTCCGAACTTGCAAGAATGCTGAGGAAAGGTTCAGGAAGGGCAAAAGTGGCAATTTCATTGTTAGCATTCAGTGGTTTGAGGCCCGAAACCCTTGGAAATGCAGAAGGCAAAGATGGTTTGAAACTATCAGACTTTCCGGAAATGAAGATAGAAAATGGTAAAGTGGAATTTGAAAAAATCCCCACTATGGTTAATGTGAGGTACACACTGAGCAAAGCAAGGCATACCTATTTTTCATTTCTGGGGGAAGAAGGAACGAAATACCTGAAAGAATACCTTGAAGTAAGGATAAGGGAAGGAGATGACCTGAAAGCAGACACTCCTCTATTCAAATTAGACTCACAGGGACGTATTAGCCATGAATACATAAGAACGCTACTCGCAACAAGGGATATCAGAAAAGCTATCACTGAATCCGGTTTTTCGTGGAGACCTTACGTTTTGAGGGCTTATTTTGCCACCGCTCTCGATAATGCTGAAAATAAGGGAATTATTTCCCATCCATGGAGAATGTTTCTAATGGGTCATACCGGTGATATTGAGGCCCGTTATTCTACCAATAAGAGGCTTCCGCCGGATATGATTGAAGAAATGAGATCCGCATACCTGAAGTGCTCCAAGTTCTTTGAGACCGAGGAGAAGGGCATAAAAGAAGAAGACTATCAGAAAATACTAAGGGATGCTGCAATAGATACGCTTAGCGGTGCATTAGGCATTACTCTGGATGAAGACCAGAAAGAGGAGCTGCGGAATCTTGACTCTGCCGAATATCAGAAAAGGCTTGGGGAAATATTCAAAACCAAGAAGGCAGACATCCTGAACAACGGCAATTCACAAAAAGTGATACCCTTCAAGGACGTGGAAACATACATTGAACGGGGATGGGAATACGTGAGGGACTTTCCAGGAAGCAAGGCTATAGTAAAGCTCCCCTCACAATTATAA
- a CDS encoding translation initiation factor IF-5A, protein MGWQEAEVRELKVGRYMMVDETPCKIMEINLSKPGKHGEAKARIVAIGIFDNQKKSVVFPVKHKVKVPIIEKKNAQVLSVANNEAQLMDSETYETFVLPLEPDQIDKVKPGTEVSYWEAMGTRRIMLQN, encoded by the coding sequence ATGGGATGGCAGGAAGCAGAAGTAAGAGAGTTGAAAGTAGGTAGGTACATGATGGTTGATGAAACCCCATGTAAAATAATGGAAATTAATCTTTCAAAACCGGGAAAACATGGAGAAGCAAAGGCAAGAATAGTTGCCATTGGAATATTTGATAACCAGAAAAAAAGCGTTGTCTTTCCAGTGAAGCACAAGGTAAAGGTACCAATCATTGAAAAGAAGAACGCACAGGTTTTAAGTGTGGCAAATAATGAGGCCCAGCTAATGGATAGTGAAACATACGAAACGTTTGTTCTTCCACTGGAACCGGATCAGATTGATAAAGTGAAGCCTGGAACTGAGGTATCATATTGGGAAGCAATGGGAACCAGAAGGATCATGCTGCAGAACTAA
- the speB gene encoding agmatinase: protein MGSNGNQKDHAAELRALASLKRIADATFDYEDAHYVIFGVPFDYTSSFRRGSSRGPTEVRRAYDNLESFDVNYEVDFSELPICDIGDIQVNEDASETVDLVEEVTSIITKDGKIPVMIGGEHSITGGSIRNFKDASMVIIDAHSDFRDSYMGNKHNHACVTHRALDVLGEGRIFSFGTRSTSREEFEDPDYHKVRFVSADEIRKEGIDRSLSKIEGKLRDQVYFSIDMDGIDPSFAPGVGTPEPFGLNDVDVRYLIRKLARKIYGFDVLEFTPDFDNGNTSMLAAKLIQDFIGSRETKKQFF from the coding sequence TTGGGAAGCAATGGGAACCAGAAGGATCATGCTGCAGAACTAAGGGCGCTGGCATCACTTAAAAGAATTGCTGATGCTACATTTGACTATGAAGATGCCCACTATGTAATTTTTGGTGTTCCCTTCGATTATACCTCATCTTTCAGGAGGGGTTCGTCAAGGGGACCCACTGAAGTTAGAAGGGCTTATGATAACCTTGAGTCCTTTGACGTTAATTATGAGGTAGATTTTTCTGAACTCCCCATCTGTGATATAGGTGATATTCAGGTTAACGAAGATGCATCAGAAACTGTTGATCTTGTGGAAGAGGTAACTTCAATAATAACAAAAGACGGAAAGATTCCTGTTATGATAGGAGGCGAGCATTCCATCACTGGAGGATCTATAAGAAATTTCAAAGATGCGAGCATGGTAATAATTGATGCCCATTCAGACTTCAGGGATTCTTATATGGGAAATAAACACAATCATGCCTGTGTTACACATAGAGCGCTGGATGTTCTTGGAGAGGGCAGAATATTTTCTTTTGGAACAAGATCTACCTCAAGGGAAGAATTTGAGGACCCAGATTATCATAAAGTTAGATTCGTATCAGCAGACGAGATTAGAAAGGAAGGAATTGATAGATCTCTTTCAAAAATTGAGGGGAAACTCAGGGATCAAGTCTACTTTTCAATTGACATGGACGGAATCGATCCGTCCTTTGCACCAGGTGTGGGAACTCCAGAACCCTTTGGCTTAAATGATGTTGACGTAAGATATCTAATAAGAAAACTTGCCAGAAAAATATACGGATTCGATGTTCTTGAATTTACACCTGATTTTGATAATGGAAATACATCAATGCTGGCAGCCAAATTAATTCAAGATTTTATAGGAAGTAGAGAGACAAAGAAACAGTTCTTTTAG
- a CDS encoding zinc-ribbon domain-containing protein encodes MKVCPNCSSVMDDNAKICTQCGYQFDAAPSSSGVDLNQ; translated from the coding sequence ATGAAAGTATGCCCTAACTGCAGTTCAGTAATGGATGATAATGCGAAGATCTGTACACAATGTGGATATCAATTTGATGCTGCTCCATCATCGTCTGGTGTAGACCTGAATCAGTAA
- a CDS encoding 50S ribosomal protein L16, with protein sequence MVTKPARMYTKISGPAYTRRDFMGGVPYPKITTFTHGNQKRDFPIEFRMIAEESCQIRHSALEAARISINRKVSESLGLDNYFFQIRPYPHHVIREHKMATGAGADRISSGMRNAFGKPVGTAARVHANDIIMVARVTPEGAKQMKEALHKASIKLPTPCRIEITKGKDIAGKIGI encoded by the coding sequence ATGGTAACAAAGCCAGCAAGAATGTATACAAAAATATCAGGTCCTGCCTATACAAGAAGAGACTTTATGGGAGGAGTACCTTACCCAAAAATAACAACATTCACTCATGGGAATCAAAAAAGGGATTTCCCAATCGAATTTAGAATGATAGCAGAGGAGAGCTGCCAGATAAGGCACAGCGCTCTTGAAGCAGCCAGAATATCAATAAACAGAAAAGTTAGTGAGTCTCTGGGACTGGATAACTATTTCTTCCAGATCAGGCCGTATCCTCATCACGTTATAAGAGAGCATAAAATGGCTACTGGAGCTGGAGCTGATAGGATTTCAAGTGGAATGAGGAATGCTTTTGGAAAGCCTGTTGGTACTGCTGCGAGAGTTCATGCAAATGATATAATAATGGTTGCAAGGGTAACTCCAGAGGGTGCAAAACAGATGAAGGAAGCTCTTCACAAGGCATCAATAAAACTTCCAACCCCATGTAGGATAGAAATAACCAAGGGAAAGGATATAGCAGGAAAAATCGGTATTTAA